In Bdellovibrionales bacterium, one genomic interval encodes:
- the fghA gene encoding S-formylglutathione hydrolase translates to MSSLQPLKTHKTFEGKTQFWEHESSTTKTKMKFSTFIPEGRVKGCLIWLSGLTCTEENFITKAGAQRKLSQNQLMVICPDTSPRGLQLPGEHDAYDFGSGAGFYVNATTPGYRDHYRMFDYVSEELYHLVQNQFGISAFSISGHSMGGHGALVLGLHFPDKFRSVSAFSPIVNPSHCAWGQKAFRGYIGEDKEAWAKYDATELVMRGKKHSQPILVDQGTADEFLEKQLLTGNFEAACKNENQKAQIHMRPGYDHSYYFISTFIDQHIDFHAEVLKEF, encoded by the coding sequence GTGAGTTCATTGCAACCATTAAAAACGCACAAAACCTTCGAGGGCAAAACCCAATTTTGGGAGCACGAATCTTCAACGACGAAAACGAAAATGAAGTTCTCTACCTTTATCCCCGAGGGACGGGTGAAGGGCTGTTTGATTTGGCTTTCGGGACTCACCTGCACCGAAGAAAACTTTATCACGAAAGCCGGTGCGCAAAGAAAATTGAGTCAGAATCAACTGATGGTGATCTGTCCCGACACGTCTCCTCGCGGTTTACAACTCCCCGGAGAACATGACGCCTACGACTTTGGCTCCGGAGCGGGCTTTTATGTGAACGCCACCACTCCTGGCTATCGAGATCATTATCGGATGTTCGATTACGTTTCTGAAGAACTCTATCATTTGGTGCAAAATCAATTCGGGATCTCTGCGTTTTCAATTTCGGGGCACTCCATGGGTGGTCATGGGGCTTTGGTGCTGGGATTGCACTTTCCCGACAAGTTTCGCTCAGTCTCTGCGTTTTCTCCGATTGTGAATCCCTCTCACTGCGCCTGGGGACAAAAAGCGTTTCGAGGATATATCGGTGAAGATAAAGAAGCTTGGGCAAAGTATGACGCCACAGAGCTTGTGATGCGCGGAAAAAAACATTCTCAACCGATTTTAGTAGATCAAGGGACTGCGGATGAGTTTCTCGAAAAACAACTTCTCACCGGTAACTTCGAAGCCGCCTGCAAAAATGAAAATCAAAAGGCGCAAATTCATATGCGCCCTGGTTACGATCACAGTTACTATTTTATTTCGACTTTTATCGATCAACACATCGATTTCCACGCCGAAGTTTTAAAAGAATTTTAA
- a CDS encoding recombinase family protein, producing the protein MADQKSQLVAHSSKDLRLFSDDSTSKERNGFKKLCEALENSKGGQLFVYDLRSLDKCFNSAEDLLSFLALIEHSRIELVSLTESMPEAFNASYILNTYRVISKELHKEHIQNSLRQRKNVGLTVGRPPTRDDHQIIELRRKGLTYREIAQQLKISIGAVQRGLSDQAT; encoded by the coding sequence ATGGCTGATCAAAAATCACAGCTAGTCGCACATAGTTCAAAGGACCTGCGGCTCTTCTCGGATGATTCTACGTCAAAGGAACGGAATGGCTTTAAAAAACTTTGCGAGGCTCTAGAGAATTCTAAAGGCGGTCAGCTCTTTGTTTATGACCTGCGTTCACTTGATAAGTGTTTTAACTCTGCAGAAGACCTCTTGAGTTTTCTCGCCCTTATCGAGCACAGCCGAATCGAACTGGTATCCCTGACAGAATCAATGCCGGAAGCTTTTAATGCCTCTTATATATTGAATACCTACAGGGTGATTTCAAAAGAACTTCACAAGGAACATATTCAAAATAGTCTGCGCCAAAGAAAAAATGTTGGCTTGACCGTGGGAAGGCCGCCCACAAGAGACGATCATCAAATAATTGAGCTACGACGAAAGGGGCTCACTTACCGCGAGATCGCACAGCAGTTAAAAATCTCAATCGGTGCGGTTCAAAGGGGTTTAAGTGATCAAGCTACCTAG
- a CDS encoding adenylate/guanylate cyclase domain-containing protein, with protein sequence MYDSNIFSQLPIAKAIDSLSQPGQNFRLAEAFVKNADSNVEVQSFVTKLRQLIGRNTAPFSTKIGTHPDYEYLKRGQDTKGPITSIFIDIKGSTQLWEKFPYETAFFMQNAIVQSAIYVIQAFDGHVVRIHGDGIFAVFGRKTASSENCLLDALNASSTTLFFLETYLTEKFKNLGLSPLKIRVGVDHDKDAYWKHNGIDGCNELSPSGLYVSLAAKLQSRASANSIMIGDNVKSNLQLPEEFLTVKTFIENGKEKTDPYIRGTYRMWLFDWENHMGKFSWVTRENGKLLPATTGSNMFHLHSQVVSSFGQLQRVFPSSMEVINKGETIRFSLGPLPKNCAIRWYVENRGDEATEAKCLYYEVPESKNKTWVERDTAYWGHHYLICKVTFPSGKIAERRIGVFVGPNWAEPKQLPTTAPQKQYIPEPNRGLIPQMAY encoded by the coding sequence ATGTACGACAGCAATATTTTTTCTCAATTACCCATCGCTAAGGCAATAGATAGCTTATCACAGCCTGGCCAGAACTTTCGTCTGGCAGAAGCTTTTGTCAAAAATGCCGACTCAAACGTAGAAGTTCAATCGTTTGTTACAAAACTGCGGCAATTAATTGGCCGCAACACAGCTCCATTTTCAACAAAAATCGGCACCCATCCTGACTATGAATATCTTAAAAGAGGGCAAGATACAAAAGGCCCAATAACGTCGATTTTTATTGATATAAAAGGCTCAACTCAGCTCTGGGAAAAATTCCCCTATGAAACCGCGTTTTTCATGCAAAATGCCATCGTTCAAAGTGCGATTTATGTGATTCAAGCTTTTGATGGCCACGTTGTTCGTATTCACGGAGACGGAATATTTGCAGTTTTCGGAAGAAAGACAGCTTCATCTGAAAACTGCTTGCTGGATGCTTTGAATGCATCCTCAACCACATTATTCTTTCTTGAAACTTACCTTACAGAAAAATTTAAAAACTTAGGATTAAGCCCCCTTAAGATCAGAGTCGGCGTAGACCATGATAAGGATGCCTATTGGAAACACAACGGCATTGATGGTTGTAATGAATTATCACCAAGTGGTCTCTATGTGAGTCTGGCCGCTAAACTCCAAAGTCGCGCTAGTGCCAACTCAATTATGATTGGCGATAATGTCAAAAGTAATCTGCAACTTCCTGAGGAATTTCTAACCGTAAAAACTTTTATTGAAAATGGTAAAGAAAAAACGGATCCATACATTCGCGGCACCTATAGGATGTGGCTATTCGACTGGGAAAACCACATGGGTAAATTCTCTTGGGTTACACGTGAAAACGGCAAACTTCTTCCAGCTACGACCGGCTCCAATATGTTCCATCTACACTCACAAGTAGTTTCTTCATTTGGCCAGCTGCAGCGTGTTTTCCCAAGCTCAATGGAAGTTATTAATAAGGGGGAAACAATAAGGTTTTCACTTGGCCCACTTCCGAAAAATTGCGCGATTAGATGGTATGTAGAAAATCGAGGCGATGAGGCGACCGAAGCCAAATGTTTATACTATGAGGTCCCTGAGTCGAAAAATAAAACCTGGGTTGAACGAGACACGGCATATTGGGGGCATCATTATTTAATCTGCAAAGTCACGTTTCCAAGTGGAAAAATTGCGGAAAGAAGAATTGGTGTGTTTGTCGGACCAAACTGGGCAGAACCCAAACAACTGCCAACCACAGCACCACAAAAACAGTACATTCCAGAACCAAACCGTGGACTCATTCCTCAAATGGCATATTAA
- a CDS encoding helix-turn-helix domain-containing protein has protein sequence MSDEIKIGVILKHLMKDKKLTFKKLSQISSVPISTIKTWSAGVEPKSLSHARKVARALNVSVEYLVFGESSSHAPTMNELLTKELFSGWCKVTIEMPINEPILKKKDIIT, from the coding sequence ATGAGTGATGAAATCAAAATAGGCGTGATCCTAAAACATTTGATGAAGGACAAGAAACTGACTTTTAAAAAATTAAGTCAGATTTCTAGCGTACCAATTTCCACTATAAAAACATGGAGCGCCGGCGTAGAGCCTAAATCTTTGTCCCACGCCAGAAAGGTCGCCCGAGCTTTAAACGTCTCCGTTGAATATCTTGTGTTTGGTGAATCTTCATCGCACGCTCCAACCATGAACGAACTACTAACTAAAGAGCTTTTCAGCGGATGGTGCAAAGTCACCATTGAAATGCCCATTAATGAGCCCATTTTAAAGAAGAAGGACATCATCACATGA
- a CDS encoding tyrosine-type recombinase/integrase — protein sequence MVLDMGRDLAIKNVGVLGGTESSFGGYASQLEYEFFENFDSEHTRAAYKLDLCQFFQYVQVEFGPIKHPQQLHKMHVVGFRNTLQGSRLDGGGQPYCPKTIIRKLAAIASYCAFLIEKGLMTSNPAEHVKRPTDQVITPTSDLSDDQVKALLDSVDLNKRSGPLHMAVLVLLFSTGMRKGELINLKFTDYQEHQGLKIIQFVGKRGKVSRVPLHPAAIFHLENYIQYMRAIGRELTGTDYLFQGSPNRISLGSNKKLQGTSVDYIIKYHCQKIGIKTKITPHSARATVIGSLLEGGCDLYKVSQLVNHSNVKTTQSYDKRRKSLIDSPVFKLKYF from the coding sequence TTGGTTCTGGATATGGGCCGAGACTTAGCGATAAAAAATGTAGGTGTATTAGGCGGTACCGAAAGTTCATTTGGTGGGTATGCTTCACAGCTCGAATACGAGTTTTTTGAGAACTTTGATTCAGAACACACGAGGGCCGCATATAAGCTAGACCTATGTCAGTTCTTTCAGTATGTGCAAGTAGAGTTTGGACCAATCAAGCATCCGCAGCAGTTACATAAAATGCATGTCGTTGGGTTTAGAAACACGTTACAAGGATCTAGGTTGGACGGTGGTGGCCAGCCGTACTGTCCAAAGACAATCATCCGCAAGCTCGCGGCCATCGCGAGTTACTGTGCATTTTTGATCGAAAAAGGGCTCATGACTTCCAATCCAGCCGAGCATGTAAAGCGACCGACCGATCAAGTTATTACTCCAACCAGTGATTTAAGTGATGACCAGGTGAAAGCTTTACTGGACTCCGTAGACCTAAATAAAAGATCTGGCCCGCTTCACATGGCAGTATTGGTGTTGTTATTCTCAACTGGTATGAGAAAGGGCGAGCTCATCAACCTAAAATTTACCGATTACCAGGAACATCAGGGGCTCAAAATAATTCAATTTGTGGGAAAGCGCGGAAAAGTATCACGGGTACCGCTTCATCCCGCAGCAATTTTTCATCTAGAAAATTATATTCAGTACATGCGCGCCATTGGTCGCGAACTCACAGGGACTGATTACCTATTTCAAGGATCACCGAATCGGATCTCTTTGGGATCAAATAAGAAACTTCAGGGTACCAGTGTTGACTATATCATCAAGTATCATTGTCAAAAAATTGGAATTAAAACAAAGATTACTCCTCATAGCGCAAGAGCAACGGTAATAGGGTCATTACTTGAGGGCGGTTGTGACCTATATAAAGTGTCTCAGTTGGTGAATCATTCAAATGTGAAGACGACTCAGAGTTATGACAAACGCAGGAAGTCCCTGATCGACAGTCCCGTATTTAAGCTAAAATATTTTTAA